The Ancylobacter sp. WKF20 genome contains a region encoding:
- a CDS encoding TPM domain-containing protein, translating into MVRSFRFRFPALLLVALVALGGLVASARAELSFPVLTGRVVDAAGILDAATLARLDGELAAQQEKTTDQLVVATVPSLEGTSVEDYANRLFRHWKIGQAEKNNGVLLLVAPNERKVRIEVGYGLEGVLPDAVASTIISTTILPAFRSGDFAGGISRGVAAILEILNLDPAEAEARAREAAEPALSVEDWLNILIVLVMVGFFLFVMIRQIRSGGVRGRRRGVAAGAASGWEWNSRSGGGGGWSSGGGGFSGGGGSSGGGGASGSW; encoded by the coding sequence ATGGTCCGTTCCTTCCGGTTCAGATTTCCCGCTCTGCTGCTGGTCGCCCTGGTGGCGCTGGGGGGACTCGTCGCTTCGGCCCGCGCCGAGCTGAGCTTTCCCGTGTTGACCGGTCGCGTGGTCGATGCGGCCGGCATTCTCGATGCGGCGACGCTGGCCCGGCTCGACGGGGAACTGGCGGCGCAGCAGGAAAAGACGACCGACCAGCTCGTCGTCGCGACGGTGCCCTCGCTTGAGGGCACCTCGGTGGAAGATTACGCCAACCGTCTGTTCCGCCACTGGAAGATCGGGCAGGCCGAGAAGAACAACGGCGTGCTGCTGCTGGTGGCGCCCAATGAGCGCAAGGTGCGCATTGAGGTCGGCTATGGCCTTGAGGGCGTGCTGCCGGATGCGGTGGCAAGCACCATCATCAGCACCACCATCCTGCCCGCTTTCCGCTCGGGCGATTTTGCCGGCGGTATCAGCCGCGGCGTGGCTGCCATCCTCGAAATCCTCAATCTGGACCCCGCCGAGGCTGAGGCGCGGGCGCGGGAGGCGGCCGAGCCGGCGCTGTCGGTCGAGGACTGGCTCAACATCCTCATCGTGCTGGTCATGGTCGGGTTTTTCCTGTTCGTCATGATCCGCCAGATCCGTTCGGGCGGCGTTCGTGGTCGTCGGCGCGGCGTGGCGGCGGGCGCCGCGAGCGGCTGGGAATGGAACAGCCGATCGGGCGGTGGCGGCGGCTGGTCGAGTGGCGGTGGCGGTTTTTCCGGGGGAGGGGGCTCCTCCGGTGGTGGCGGGGCGTCGGGGAGCTGGTGA
- a CDS encoding LemA family protein translates to MTTLPASALRRIGAAFLLAMMALGLAGCGVNTIPTEEERAKAAWSEVLNQYQRRSDLIPNLVETVKGYAQQEKDVLTQVTQARANATSIKVDADTITDPAKFQQFQSAQGQLSSALGRLIAVAEAYPDLKSNQNFLALQAQIEGTENRIAVARRDYIEAVRVYNTELRTFPGVLWANTLYRGNKPMETFTVSQEQMQVPKVKFN, encoded by the coding sequence ATGACCACACTTCCCGCCTCCGCCCTGCGCCGGATCGGCGCCGCCTTTCTCCTCGCCATGATGGCGCTCGGTCTCGCCGGCTGCGGCGTCAATACCATTCCGACTGAGGAAGAGCGGGCCAAGGCCGCATGGAGCGAGGTGCTCAACCAGTATCAGCGCCGCTCCGACCTGATCCCGAACCTCGTGGAGACGGTCAAGGGCTATGCGCAGCAGGAAAAGGACGTGCTCACCCAGGTGACGCAGGCGCGGGCCAACGCGACCTCGATCAAGGTGGACGCCGACACCATCACCGACCCCGCCAAATTCCAGCAGTTCCAGAGCGCGCAGGGCCAGCTCTCCAGCGCGCTCGGGCGGCTGATCGCGGTGGCCGAAGCGTACCCGGACCTCAAATCCAACCAGAACTTCCTTGCCTTGCAGGCACAGATCGAGGGCACCGAGAACCGCATCGCCGTGGCGAGGCGCGACTATATCGAGGCGGTCCGGGTCTATAACACCGAGCTGCGCACCTTCCCCGGCGTGCTCTGGGCCAACACGCTCTACCGCGGCAACAAGCCGATGGAGACCTTCACCGTCTCGCAGGAGCAGATGCAGGTGCCGAAGGTGAAGTTCAATTGA
- a CDS encoding helix-turn-helix domain-containing protein, whose amino-acid sequence MSSEPSFIRGAKAIAHELGCSRRTVTKMVAEGKLPAKHGFSGGRTSPLIIERKALDRLKIGVGE is encoded by the coding sequence ATGTCCAGCGAGCCCTCCTTCATCCGCGGCGCCAAGGCCATTGCGCACGAGTTGGGTTGCTCGCGGCGCACCGTCACGAAAATGGTGGCCGAGGGAAAGCTCCCGGCCAAGCATGGTTTCTCCGGTGGCCGAACATCGCCGCTGATCATCGAGCGCAAGGCGCTCGACAGGCTCAAGATTGGAGTAGGGGAGTAG
- a CDS encoding ClpX C4-type zinc finger protein, giving the protein MSASRPFVPHLCTFCGKENDAVECLIAGPNHQIICNECVEVCVVIVRKKRGTVDMIASLRRWTEESSQAPGAASISPWVRR; this is encoded by the coding sequence ATGAGCGCGTCCCGCCCCTTCGTGCCCCACCTCTGCACCTTCTGCGGCAAGGAGAACGACGCCGTCGAATGCCTTATCGCCGGGCCGAACCATCAGATCATCTGCAACGAATGCGTCGAGGTGTGCGTCGTCATCGTTCGCAAGAAGCGGGGCACCGTCGACATGATCGCCAGCCTGCGCCGATGGACTGAAGAGTCCTCACAGGCTCCAGGCGCGGCTTCGATCTCCCCATGGGTGCGGCGATGA
- a CDS encoding AAA family ATPase: MLKKLRIERFKSIYEQEIDFGKVNLLVGPNGSGKSNLLEALGILAAALSSGIDQTTLDLKGVRLSLPHLFKSAFKNHDLPKTFRLEAEFENGRYNCSIRSGLGSPFLEFASEALYDGEHQVFGRSAHGVRLHSVANDVPSFNKELVPSTRSVWSVIDPLVKISSELRRELDEFARFAIYAPQTAVMRGLAIDQRVVEPLGLTGSGLASALATVKRQSEEHFYKLMEIIWEPGWADKVLTGPFNAEVVPTQVRSEGLVLYIRDRFMKNNRNMLSAYDASEGTLYLIFVATLLAHHLTPPIFALDNIDGTLNPKLVRKLSRHVLDAVCAPDRSEKSQAFMTSHHPSSLDSFDIFDENHCIFVCSRDRAGPVSGRTNIRKLRPPANTTRDDWILKHGGRNLSELMLNDRIPGVL; encoded by the coding sequence GTGCTTAAGAAATTGCGGATCGAGCGCTTCAAGTCGATCTACGAACAAGAGATCGATTTCGGAAAGGTTAATCTGCTCGTTGGCCCCAATGGATCCGGCAAGTCGAACCTCCTTGAGGCTCTTGGGATATTGGCTGCCGCCCTATCCTCGGGCATCGATCAGACTACTCTTGATTTGAAAGGCGTTCGCCTGTCTCTGCCGCATCTCTTCAAGTCGGCATTCAAAAACCATGACTTACCTAAAACTTTTAGGTTAGAAGCGGAATTTGAGAATGGTAGATATAATTGTAGTATCCGCTCTGGATTAGGGAGCCCATTTCTCGAATTTGCGTCAGAGGCACTTTATGATGGCGAACATCAGGTCTTTGGTCGAAGCGCCCATGGAGTTAGACTCCATTCAGTTGCAAATGACGTGCCAAGTTTCAATAAAGAGCTCGTGCCAAGCACCAGAAGTGTTTGGAGCGTCATCGATCCACTTGTAAAAATTTCGTCAGAATTACGCCGCGAACTCGATGAGTTCGCCCGATTTGCGATCTACGCTCCACAGACAGCCGTGATGCGCGGCCTCGCAATTGATCAACGAGTGGTAGAGCCGTTAGGGCTGACAGGATCTGGCTTAGCTAGCGCGCTCGCGACGGTCAAGCGTCAGAGCGAGGAGCACTTCTATAAACTAATGGAAATTATTTGGGAGCCTGGCTGGGCAGACAAGGTTTTGACGGGGCCATTCAATGCCGAAGTCGTTCCCACGCAGGTTCGCTCTGAAGGCCTCGTTCTGTATATTCGCGATCGCTTTATGAAGAACAATCGCAACATGCTGAGCGCGTACGATGCCAGCGAAGGCACCTTATATCTCATATTTGTGGCAACCTTGTTAGCCCATCATCTAACTCCACCTATTTTTGCGCTTGATAATATCGATGGAACACTGAATCCAAAACTTGTTAGAAAGCTATCGCGTCACGTACTTGACGCGGTTTGCGCACCCGATCGATCTGAGAAATCGCAGGCCTTCATGACCTCTCATCATCCATCGTCGCTCGACAGCTTTGACATTTTTGACGAGAATCATTGCATATTTGTTTGCAGTCGAGATCGGGCTGGCCCCGTTAGTGGGCGAACCAACATTAGAAAATTGCGGCCGCCAGCCAACACAACACGGGACGATTGGATTTTGAAGCACGGTGGGCGGAATCTTTCCGAATTAATGCTTAATGACAGAATCCCCGGTGTTCTCTGA